Proteins encoded in a region of the Anopheles ziemanni chromosome 2, idAnoZiCoDA_A2_x.2, whole genome shotgun sequence genome:
- the LOC131282975 gene encoding GPI ethanolamine phosphate transferase 3, whose translation MMAKSRNFLFVLVWLSLLVSAGIHLFSKGFLLTRVAQTESSSCVKYEDYQCGHTASMGKGGCNGTEKVASILRDVNGSSGICFPPKAKVILLVIDALRYDFGLFDPTNRQPAAYENNLPILQELLRKHPDHSRRLKFIADPPTTTLQRLKGITTGSLPTFIDIGSNFASPEINEDNLIDQLVRHNRTTVFLGDNTWTELFPNRFTREYAYPSFNIYDLDTVDTAIEKYLPREMARDDWDMIVAHFLGVDHCGHRYGPMHEEMRRKLGEMNDVIRNVTEQMADGTTLIVIGDHGMTKTGDHGGETTEEVEALLFMYSKGTPLLARDYDGNSDTMQQIDLVPTLATIMGVPIPYSNLGQIIFQLLPDTLVDSFLRYQLALVHLWQNTRQIERYFQRYAESSAGTFAVDHLDELDNKFLILTQRVNTVYTEAAFQSLSSDLRGYLKDILEGCREIWVKFDPKLILHGLLITFLVCFSIAILFINSTPYQLGQMFNDSVISYALLLTALAIPTGYFFYADLGLSSAEHGAILLSAFANVGLFAFVLVQNWVAIAENMADLKRAANVLTRVSFVYTTCVFFSNSFVVEEPRILSYVLMGFFLAALYTLHGLGGKFAMPRFKLTLFRKSMLVKLVGLTLFAVVLIRLSKNYYRCREEQANCTDYLVKAPTPTPDGQRKRIASSADFLPIVALVVYVVCSRLYLRACGNLTGMGLHVLMARYGPTVAVVCACGHFTIAKTNAQGIPQLHVDALAWVVYGLLIVQLVILAVRPLLVFVLPKRKEVMNVLYNDRNVASEIYKQLKENYNRSGGARTPADVAEIPIVCGLATVYSSVFVATGTILSVVLAMLLGSHGTMGLMIVIAVAVAYGILASIMQYEGSTNLQSFIQPTFRTLLTWIILQQFGFYATAHQPTLSQIDWNAAFVGRTYHFDGSNVLSAVLVLLNTYSTTFLLSVLFPLIVLVPFCVYTMWPSLTQQRTPPQSTKKSPSAGGGSKPATTNGEPTVVRKVGVDGGSVEYRSVTVNQSEETAEAGSEEPGVKATTTKAVDFDVTKGELNLYENEKLFLGTVFKTGCLLLLLQSIRIFCAMFACALHCRHLMVWKIFAPRFIYEGIGSYVMFVGLNLGFLLLLRVHRSVGGLITAINKKR comes from the exons ATGATGGCGAAGAGCAGAAATTTCTTGTTCGTTCTTGTCTGGCTATCGCTGTTGGTCAGTGCCGGTATACATCTTTTCTCGAAGGGGTTTCTCTTGACCAGAGTTGCTCAAACCGAAAGTAGCTCGTGCGTTAAATATGAAGACTACCAATGCGGCCATACAGCGTCTATGGGAAAG GGAGGTTGCAATGGAACCGAGAAAGTCGCTTCGATTCTTCGCGACGTCAACGGCTCGTCGGGGATTTGTTTCCCTCCGAAGGCAAAAGTTATTCTGCTCGTAATCGATGCGCTGCGATATGATTTTGGTCTGTTCGATCCGACCAACCGGCAACCGGCGGCGTACGAAAACAATCTTCCCATTCTGCAGGAGTTGCTGCGTAAACATCCGGACCATAGTAGGCGTTTAAAGTTCATAGCCGATCCACCGACGACTACGTTGCAGCGACTGAAGGGCATAACAACCGGTAGCCTGCCAACGTTCATCGACATCGGTTCCAACTTTGCCTCGCCCGAAATCAACGAAGACAATCTGATCGACCAGCTGGTGCGACACAATCGAACGACCGTTTTTCTCGGTGACAACACCTGGACGGAGCTGTTCCCGAATCGGTTCACACGGGAATACGCCTATCCGAGTTTTAACATCTACGATCTTGACACGGTCGATACGGCCATTGAGAAGTACTTGCCGCGGGAGATGGCACGCGACGATTGGGATATGATTGTGGCACACTTTCTGGGTGTAGATCACTGTGGCCACCGGTATGGACCAATGCACGAAGAAATGCGCCGAAAGCTGGGAGAGATGAACGATGTGATCAGGAATGTTACGGAGCAGATGGCTGACGGTACGACGCTGATCGTGATCGGTGATCATGGGATGACGAAGACGGGCGACCATGGTGGCGAAACAACGGAAGAGGTCGAAGCACTGTTGTTTATGTACTCCAAGGGAACCCCATTGCTGGCACGCGATTACGATGGTAACAGCGATACGATGCAACAGATCGATCTCGTCCCAACGCTGGCTACCATAATGGGCGTTCCGATCCCGTACTCCAACCTCGGCCAGATCATATTCCAACTCCTGCCCGACACACTCGTCGATTCGTTCCTGCGCTACCAACTCGCACTTGTTCATCTGTGGCAAAATACGCGACAAATCGAACGATACTTCCAGCGCTACGCGGAATCAAGCGCAGGCACGTTTGCCGTCGATCATCTCGATGAGTTGGATAACAAATTCCTCATACTCACCCAGCGCGTTAACACCGTGTACACCGAAGCGGCCTTCCAGAGCTTGTCGAGCGATTTGCGCGGCTACCTGAAGGACATACTCGAAGGCTGCCGGGAGATTTGGGTCAAGTTTGATCCGAAGCTTATCCTGCACGGCCTACTGATTACATTTTTAGTATGCTTTTCGATTGCCATCCTCTTCATCAACTCCACGCCGTACCAGCTGGGCCAGATGTTCAATGACAGCGTCATATCGTACGCCCTGCTCCTCACCGCGCTCGCCATTCCAACGGGATACTTTTTCTACGCCGATTTGGGCCTCAGCTCGGCCGAACACGGAGCCATCCTGCTTTCTGCCTTCGCCAACGTTGGGCTGTTCGCGTTCGTACTCGTCCAGAACTGGGTGGCGATCGCGGAGAATATGGCCGATTTGAAGCGTGCCGCTAACGTGTTGACTCGGGTTTCCTTCGTTTACACCACGTGCGTGTTCTTTTCGAACAGTTTCGTCGTGGAAGAGCCGCGCATTCTGTCCTACGTGCTGATGGGCTTCTTCCTGGCCGCACTCTACACCTTACACGGACTAGGGGGGAAGTTTGCCATGCCACGGTTTAAGTTGACGCTCTTCCGAAAGTCCATGCTGGTGAAGCTCGTCGGCTTGACGCTGTTTGCCGTTGTGTTGATTCGACTGTCCAAGAACTACTACCGATGCCGCGAGGAGCAGGCCAACTGCACGGATTACCTGGTGAAAGCGCCGACTCCGACACCGGACGGGCAGAGAAAACGGATCGCTTCCAGCGCTGACTTCCTGCCGATCGTAGCGCTCGTAGTTTACGTCGTTTGCTCACGGCTGTACCTGCGAGCGTGCGGGAACCTTACCGGGATGGGTTTGCATGTGCTGATGGCTCGCTATGGTCCGACGGTGGCAGTTGTGTGCGCCTGTGGACACTTTACCATCGCAAAAACGAACGCCCAGGGTATACCTCAGCTGCACGTGGATGCCCTCGCTTGGGTCGTGTACGGACTGTTGATTGTGCAGCTTGTCATACTGGCCGTCAGGCCGCTGCTTGTCTTCGTCCTTCCCAAGCGCAAGGAGGTGATGAACGTGCTGTACAACGATCGCAACGTCGCATCGGAAATCTACAAACAGTTGAAGGAGAACTACAACCGCTCGGGTGGTGCCCGTACTCCCGCCGACGTTGCCGAGATTCCTATTGTTTGTGGATTGGCAACCGTTTATTCGTCGGTGTTTGTTGCTACCGGCACCATCCTCAGTGTTGTGCTGGCCATGCTGCTCGGTTCCCATGGCACGATGGGGTTGATGATTGTAATTGCGGTCGCCGTGGCGTACGGTATCCTGGCGTCGATCATGCAATACGAAGGATCCACCAACCTGCAGAGCTTCATCCAACCAACGTTCCGCACGCTACTCACGTGGATCATCCTGCAGCAGTTTGGGTTCTACGCGACCGCTCATCAGCCGACACTTTCGCAAATCGATTGGAACGCAGCTTTCGTTGGGCGGACGTATCACTTTGACGGCAGCAATGTCCTCTCCGCAGTGCTGGTGCTGCTCAACACCTACTCAACCACGTTCCTCCTGTCGGTGCTCTTCCCACTGATCGTACTCGTGCCTTTCTGCGTGTACACCATGTGGCCCTCGCTGACACAGCAGCGAACACCACCGCAAAGCACCAAAAAAAGTCCCTCGGCAGGAGGGGGCTCGAAACCGGCCACCACCAACGGAGAACCAACCGTTGTCCGCAAGGTCGGAGTGGACGGTGGAAGCGTGGAGTATCGAAGTGTCACTGTAAACCAATCGGAAGAAACGGCTGAAGCAGGATCAGAGGAGCCTGGTGTAAAAGCTACTACCACCAAAGCGGTCGACTTTGATGTCACCAAGGGCGAGCTTAATTTGTACGAAAATGAGAAACTATTTCTCGGTACCGTGTTCAAGACTGGTTGCCTTCTACTGTTGCTGCAGTCCATTAGG ATATTTTGTGCCATGTTTGCCTGTGCGCTGCACTGCCGCCATCTGATGGTGTGGAAGATCTTCGCACCGCGCTTCATCTACGAAGGTATCGGCAGCTACGTGATGTTCGTCGGTCTCAATCTGGGCTTTCTGCTGCTACTGCGGGTGCATCGCTCCGTTGGCGGACTGATAACGGCCATCAACAAGAAACGAT